A window from Temnothorax longispinosus isolate EJ_2023e chromosome 1, Tlon_JGU_v1, whole genome shotgun sequence encodes these proteins:
- the Trx gene encoding histone-lysine N-methyltransferase trithorax isoform X1, with product MGRSKFPGKPPKTATRKRIKVLGQPEAAQNDPVTVAENIYYGLSLFNETFGDNEKEHPPFHGFSTKEANLSASYIKTQQHDAEKTSDNVPFVTVENLAPQSSTKKDVTDVKNSPTNIENSAEKLTDANPKPVKDITEPVKNPNAKHTPKIHRAKSRKNCKNVKFSNYMKNPVLKSVNNILDQHQRTRQLRNSTAKRLLQRAKSNGSNTRNLVVQSGEKPSTVRKFVLPVRSVHSSRVIKPNKRFIEELEEISGTEHSENEIGIHVKKCKLNSDKLSDLESKLKEDAVSKLCTKFKNKDARGKPKRVIQDSNAEIITQSIKNTEKSANSVQNAQISKPTHREVKKSHNISCKNKVSNGTSDSSNNNQECSQNSSRTTAQTVKSTIPRNQKQISIPTKVLPDSNVPHFESSRVQTRSGTQNEIANDLSNQANFESGAGLTEDGCAETEDQPENGNKTVVSTLNNFETENNLSESESEHSSHSEGEQSEFSGIKLNSGKVILRKARLKLDNKCLAGTEGPFSTTSTSNTMGGSTNLGLTGTIKCGVCGAVRFYRFVKQARKFGIHSCESCRKFISKMIKHQACAKSSNNVLPILKCHKGDGLCLVPPVVRSQQWNLMRCVYKARCPACWLKMCLKCYDIPPALRTGLNALLPPLMRDPLTISLPLSQDEDGQGQNLGPSKLSWPAEDSLERNLFKSAMSWRNFEMGQKTSYQGTGGFFYTKLDKFDSSMSISPNKKRRKNNRIKVRKKIKNPILASSTGGQHSQPLRQRLELKGPRVKHVCRSASVALGQPIATFPAVDAKEDNEHGKNIPKTLKETERTEKRDDITKDKEIQKHNEDNNLNLNVNTAQQSHSRRGKPQQNLSTSHFPVMSKAAVDTVYTVSIDFWEQYDPSEVGAKGFALIGSELFHIPAICYLCGSAGKEPLIHCQCCCEPYHAFCLEPSEWNVCAQPNWCCPRCTICQSCHLRSGPKLSCIRCRQSFHHSCLSKSGVSSRLYSPDRPYVCQSCIKCKSCGSEGVNVHVGNLPLCSMCFKLRQQGNYCPLCQRCYNENDFDTKMMECSECSCWVHARCEGLSDERYQILSYLPDSIEFTCSQCSSNSNSSIWRNAIEAELKAGFIGVIKSLSKNRKICTALKWSPRKECLCRPVSSVRKLEFPEDKSEINCAKENEESEECNGDKFADTDSNSGANYRDGVNKLDLEEPSVDGPGRKGLRRLRQKFHLKECSVRVKNCIPKDSQDNERKDWTNQDSSVSSNDVTECHCSEQQIIARPSPTLMSVKRKVNGNEYKSLSQFHCDMEHVINRVGSKDLLETYHDILQEVFPWFTPKDFKSSDDNDDILTPSKDVGKDTALTTKFDDPILEAWKEEVMKAPKAIAAKTANLYNIHVEDSRSCCLCKGLGDGHETKEGRLLYCGQNEWVHANCALWSNEVFEEIDGSLQNVHSAISRGRLIRCTECGKKGASIGCCAKNCSNTFHFPCARNIGLAFNDDKTVFCISHSNSHANKSLQNENEFSLKRPVYVELDRKKKKFAEPNKVKLMIGSLMVDCLGTIIPEFSDTTEKIIPCDYKCSRLYWSTVNPYKIVRYYIRTYVQVHMPDVSSDMENNITIDHSKEREKEEVSTDAQRVDYLAVKQTLDSLIDIVCNKEVDENLAEQNNTDLLPPELKEAIFEDLPHDLLDGISMQDIFPKMSYEDFLAMDLKNDGSFSTDLFKDDMLSSEVEETIKPSESKISKMDSSLLELGAHNDLWVRLEAKTAMQDLMDDLFNSKSQKRGGRELKRSKSEVMSNNPLIVGGQRHHQRSCSLTWSCKLDNTYGSNIKRRKLPRNPSSTKSNETGLIVLDAQNERTSMFHELRIPESIMVTVGRGNTPNILSDSVRELKYCIEDSTGLNRRMLPARDDAKEHKRLFWHPRQQQPRIVQVDGSADANSASECSSPEYNAEEKNTNLQTSESIPQLDGINDEHSSDGGEPIAEKELGSYVRPSNLLHSKRFFGFIRSHVSSTCDKSQKTKSGSGNLTIAPTARCTLHKAGVLFKEKNLKMNLQIPQVDGAGDISSDDECVSSQHMMAHERLIRTSYESSPFEHIEVTCKRCARTYRNEESYNRHLDNCDSMITSDSDSETMDNKLASPESGFSPNMGSPQFITLSPSEGHTLTTDYTDIQATSPIEASVASPHPSIQIEPIAQAIITPQIHATHATVETVHQTVLTSNDVIVQTQYTRRTTTLPNPAVLPPQESTVHITEITDPPSVSSDSNVTAHSMVNTPMNSPDSTSSQTVPSPEMSPNYSSMGVQTAQESAQTNAQIARVPSKSKNLRMAKSKAKSVKSQQHVLKNVMQAPHNAAHNARFQPTAMTNTPQVIQLHQANQRPPTVILQQVASPGIVSAYVEALQQQSGQNLQYITTIGGGQHETGFKPQLIAANSLVPGTYIQAPSTDNLLALQNGGISILPSVQIAQTQPTVLGTIIQQQPSAIQCGVISSEQLLLSSTPTLEMFTDPTGGMFVSNQPMYYGLETIVSNTVMSSSQFMAGTVPQVLASSYQTTTQVFQASKLMEPIVDVQAVPTMQNVSSMPNMSGVPNITGVPNIASVQGVSGMSNVSGVPYVVVNQSAPPLPPVPTAAPAPPAPVPALVSASVPAPASIPAPGSISAPTLSVEPIATPPQINISATSQERVYGGVACSAVSPVSCQNMNIDHPMASIQVADVCSSNAVTPTNLSPPVPPPPPPPPLSLPPALSAPPPPPHAMPMIPRVAVRPSPVAHSVQANHGAAWKITESLFGAEQPMSNSVRPYFDSKHVSENTSMIKSSISSSKIPPLSNHYVTQRNLIVNNKSNHDVNSMHKSYSGGIALSPNCANTNVNSNGPVVSNSCPVQNKITVPTSNMPTSRPMNRVLPMQAVTLKQDPAKKDDLAIEEPTKPVIKPAEPEIVEPRKEITEQIVQIKKPETALDDISDSIKLNTETIEKVKENLKLELDKEKLQNTSLKIVLQKQLQDGSYKITRNMKAVTQSKKTPQVTSVEILPSKQVPQIASLQLLPIKTFTLKANKLEDKVKPVDAKVNILKAKAPPVAVKKPRIVTKSIRPLRSDPQQNPPLVQKNCSKGPILMYEIKSQDGFTHTASSMTEVWETVYQAVQNARKAHNLPPLPHNPLCQSLGLENNAAIYLIEQLPGVNRCSKYKPKFHTLAPPKADEMENDLPAACANGAARAEPFKGRKVHDMFSWLASQHRPHPNIITISETESRRAASTNLPMAMRFRILKETSKTSVGVYYSHIHGRGLFCLRDIEPGEMVIEYAGEVIRSSLTDKREKYYDSKNIGCYMFKIDDHLVVDATMKGNAARFINHSCEPNCYSRVVDILGKKHILIFALRRIIQGEELTYDYKFPFEDIKIPCTCGSRKCRKYLN from the exons ATGGGAAGGTCCAAGTTTCCCGGGAAGCCGCCGAAGACGGCCACCAGGAAACGGATCAAGGTGCTGGGCCAGCCTGAGGCAGCGCAGAACGATCCGGTAACTGTCGCCGAGAACATCTACTACGGACTTTCCCTGTTCAACGAAACATTCGGCGACAACGAGAAG GAACATCCACCGTTCCACGGATTTAGCACTAAAGAGGCTAATCTTTCTGcatcttatataaaaacacaGCAACACGATGCGGAGAAGACCAGCGATAACGTGCCGTTTGTCACAGTCGAAAATCTTGCACCACAGTCCAGCACGAAGAAGGACGTTACTGATGTTAAAAATTCTCCTACAAACATCGAAAACAGCGCAGAGAAGCTTACCGACGCAAATCCAAAACCAGTCAAAGACATCACAGAACCAGTTAAAAACCCGAATGCTAAACATACTCCAAAGATTCACAGAGCTaagagtcgtaagaattgtaAGAAcgttaaattttcgaattacATGAAAAACCCGGTGCTAAAATCAGTGAACAACATCTTGGACCAGCATCAAAGAACCAGACAGTTACGTAATAGTACTGCGAAAAGATTGCTTCAAAGGGCAAAATCTAATGGGAGTAATACACGTAATTTGGTGGTGCAATCTGGAGAGAAGCCTAGTACAGTAAGAAAATTCGTTTTACCTGTTCGCAGCGTGCATTCGTCGAGAGTTATAAAGCCAAATAAGAGGTTCATCGAGGAATTGGAAGAAATTTCTGGTACGGAGCATAGCGAGAATGAAATTGGTATACACGTCAAAAAGTGTAAATTAAATTCGGATAAGCTCAGCGACTTGGAATCAAAATTGAAAGAGGATGCAGTTAGTAAGTTgtgtacaaaatttaaaaataaagatgcaAGAGGCAAGCCAAAAAGGGTGATTCAAGACTCCAATGCCGAGATTATAActcaatcaataaaaaatacggAGAAATCAGCGAATTCTGTACAAAACGCACAAATATCAAAACCCACTCATAGAGAAGTAAAGAAATCTCATAATATATCATGTAAGAATAAAGTATCAAATGGCACATCCGACAGCTCTAATAATAATCAAGAATGCTCACAAAACTCGAGCAGGACAACGGCACAAACTGTGAAATCAACAATTCCCAGAAATCAGAAACAGATTTCTATTCCTACAAAAGTTCTTCCCGATTCCAATGTTCCACACTTCGAGTCTTCCAGAGTTCAGACGAGATCAGGAACTCAAAATGAAATAGCGAACGATTTAAGTAATCAGGCGAACTTTGAAAGTGGTGCAGGATTAACGGAAGATGGCTGTGCAGAAACTGAGGATCAGCCTGAAAATGGTAATAAGACTGTGGTTAGTACATTGAACAATTTTGAGACGGAAAACAATTTATCTGAAAGCGAAAGCGAGCACAGCAGTCACTCAGAAGGCGAGCAATCCGAATTCAGCGGAATAAAACTCAATAGTGGCAAAGTTATATTAAGAAAAGCGAGATTAAAGTTGGATAACAAGTGTTTAGCTGGAACAGAAGGACCATTTTCAACAACAAGCACCAGTAACACCATGGGAGGAAGCACTAATTTAg GCTTAACAGGAACTATAAAATGTGGTGTTTGCGGCGCCGTACGGTTTTATCGATTTGTGAAACAGGCGCGCAAGTTTGGCATTCACAGTTGCGAATCTTGCCGAAAGTTTATAAGCAAAATGATCAAACATCAGGCTTGCGCTAAATCCTCGAACAACGTTCTTCCCATTCTCAAGTGTCATAAAGGTGACGGTCTGTGTTTAGTCCCGCCTGTTGTGAGGAGTCAACAATGGAATCTCATGAGATGCGTTTATAAAGCCAGATGCCCGGCGTGTTGGTTGAAAATGTGTTTGAAATGTTACGACATTCCACCTGCCTTGAGGACAGGTTTAAACGCGTTGTTACCACCATTAATGCGAGATCCTTTAACTATTTCTCTGCCGCTCAGTCAAGACGAGGATGGTCAGGGGCAAAATTTGGGCCCGTCTAAACTCAGTTGGCCTGCGGAAGACAGCTTGgaaagaaatttgtttaaGTCTGCCATGAGTTGGAGAAATTTCGAAATGGGACAGAAAACCAGTTATCAGGGTACCGGAGGCTTTTTCTATACGAAACtagataaat tTGATTCCTCGATGAGTATATCGCCTAACAAAAAACGGAGGAAAAATAACAGGATTAAAGTaaggaagaaaattaaaaatccaaTACTTGCCTCTTCGACCGGTGGCCAACATTCACAACCTCTTAGACAAAGGCTCGAGTTGAAAGGGCCGAGAGTTAAGCACGTTTGTCGAAGCGCCAGTGTCGCGCTTGGGCAACCCATTGCAACTTTTCCCGCTGTAGACGCGAAAGAAGACAACGAACACGGCAAAAACATTCCAAAGACGTTGAAGGAAACCGAAAGAACTGAGAAGAGGGACGATATTACGAAAGACAAGGAAATCCAGAAGCATaatgaagataataatttaaatcttaacGTTAACACGGCACAACAATCTCATTCGAGAAGGGGAAAACCGCAACAGAATTTATCAACGTCGCATTTTCCAGTG atgTCTAAGGCAGCTGTGGATACTGTATATACAGTTTCCATAGATTTCTGGGAGCAATACGACCCTTCTGAGGTCGGAGCGAAGGGTTTCGCCCTTATCGGTTCTGAGCTATTTCATATACCTGCTATTTGCTATCTGTGCGGAAGCGCCGGTAAAGAGCCG CTGATCCACTGTCAATGCTGTTGCGAGCCATACCATGCCTTCTGTTTGGAACCCAGTGAATGGAACGTTTGTGCGCAGCCAAACTGGTGTTGTCCCCGGTGTACGATATGTCAATCCTGCCATCTCAGATCCGGTCCGAAATTATCCTGCATTCGTTGTCGTCAGTCGTTTCATCATTCGTGTCTGTCGAAGTCCGGTGTTAGCTCTAGATTGTACAGTCCCGATCGACCTTACGTTTGTCAGAGctgtattaaatgtaaaagcTGCGGTAGCGAGGGTGTCAACGTTCACGTTGGTAACTTACCTCTCTGCTCTATGTGCTTCAAGTTGAGACAACAAGGAAACTATTGTCCTTTGTGTCAGAGGTGTTACAACGAAAACGATTTTGACACGAAG ATGATGGAGTGTAGCGAGTGTTCCTGCTGGGTACATGCCCGTTGTGAAGGCCTTTCCGATGAGCGTTACCAGATACTTAGTTACCTGCCCGATTCGATCGAATTCACATGCAGCCAATGCTCTTCCAATTCGAATTCCTCTATCTGGAGGAATGCCATAGAAGCGGAGCTGAAGGCGGGTTTCATCGGCGTGATAAAATCTCTGAGTAAAAACCGCAAGATTTGCACGGCTCTCAAGTGGAGTCCCAGAAAGGAGTGCCTCTGCAGGCCAGTTTCGAGCGTGAGAAAACTCGAGTTTCCCGAAGATAAGAGCGAGATTAACTGTGCGAAGGAAAACGAAGAATCGGAAGAGTGCAATGGCGACAAGTTTGCGGATACCGACTCGAATTCGGGTGCTAATTACAGGGATGGTGTAAATAAGCTCGATTTGGAGGAACCTTCGGTAGACGGTCCCGGTAGAAAAGGTCTGCGACGGCTACGACAGAAATTCCATCTAAAAGAATGCTCGGTTAGGGTGAAGAACTGTATTCCGAAGGACTCTCAAGACAACGAGAGAAAAGACTGGACAAATCAGGATTCGTCAGTATCTTCGAACGATGTCACGGAATGCCATTGTTCGGAGCAACAAATCATTGCGAGGCCCTCGCCTACTTTAATGTCTGTGAAACGTAAGGTGAATGGTAACGAGTACAAATCATTATCGCAATTTCATTGTGATATGGAGCACGTAATCAACCGCGTTGGTTCAAAGGATCTGTTAGAAACGTATCACGATATTTTACAAGAGGTCTTTCCATGGTTTACGCCCAAGGATTTTAAGAGCAGCGACGACAATGACGATATATTAACGCCTAGTAAAGACGTTGGCAAAGACACCGCTCTGACGACGAAGTTTGATGATCCTATTCTGGAGGCATGGAAAGAGGAGGTGATGAAAGCGCCGAAAGCGATTGCGGCGAAAACGGCGAATCTGTATAATATCCATGTCGAGGACAGCAGATCATGTTGTTTGTGCAAAGGCTTGGGCGACGGACATGAGACGAAAGAGGGCAGGCTGCTGTATTGCGGGCAGAACGAATGGGTACACGCAAATTGCGCGCTATGGTCAAATGAGGTGTTTGAGGAAATCGACGGCTCACTACAGAATGTTCACAGTGCCATTTCGAGGGGTCGTTTGATCCGCTGCACCGAGTGCGGCAAGAAGGGCGCGAGCATCGGATGTTGCGCGAAGAACTGCAGCAATACCTTTCATTTTCCATGCGCGAGAAACATCGGGCTCGCTTTCAACGACGACAAAACGGTATTTTGCATTTCACATTCGAATAGTCACGCTAACAAATCTCTGCAGAACGAGAACGAGTTCAGTTTGAAGCGACCGGTGTACGTGGAGTTGGATcgtaagaaaaagaagtttgCCGAACCCAACAAGGTCAAACTGATGATAGGTTCTTTGATGGTCGACTGTCTGGGCACCATCATTCCGGAATTCTCTGACACGACTGAGAAGATAATACCATGCGATTACAAATGCTCCAGACTTTACTGGTCTACAGTGAATCCATACAAGATCGTTAGATATTACATTAGAACTTATGTGCAGGTACATATGCCGGACGTCTCGTCCGACATGGAGAATAATATCACTATCGATCACAGCAAGGAGcgagaaaaggaagaagtgTCGACAGACGCGCAGAGGGTCGATTATTTGGCCGTCAAACAGACCTTAGATTCGCTCATCGATATCGTGTGTAACAAAGAGGTTGATGAGAATTTAGCGGAGCAAAACAACACGGATCTTTTACCACCAGAACTGAAGGAGGCCATATTTGAAGATTTGCCGCACGATCTGTTGGATGGAATCTCCATGCAGGACATTTTTCCAAAGATGTCGTACGAGGATTTTTTAGCCATGGACTTGAAGAATGACGGTTCTTTCAGCACAGATTTGTTTAAGGATGACATGCTGTCGTCGGAGGTCGAAGAGACGATAAAGCCGTCAGAAAGCAAAATTTCCAAAATGGATTCATCTTTACTGGAATTGGGAGCGCACAATGATCTCTGGGTGCGATTGGAGGCGAAGACCGCGATGCAGGATCTCATGGACGACCTATTTAACTCAAAGAGCCAGAAACGCGGCGGCAGGGAGCTGAAACGATCCAAATCCGAGGTGATGTCGAATAATCCGTTGATTGTCGGCGGTCAGAGGCATCATCAACGTTCTTGTAGCCTCACCTGGAGCTGTAAACTAGACAACACCTATGGTTCTAACATAAAGAGGCGAAAATTGCCACGAAATCCATCCAGTACCAAGTCTAACGAGACCGGTCTCATTGTTCTTGATGCGCAAAATGAACGCACGTCCATGTTCCATGAATTGAGGATCCCGGAGAGTATCATGGTTACTGTGGGAAGAGGAAACACGCCTAATATACTATCCGACTCCGTGCGCGAGTTGAAGTACTGCATTGAAGATTCTACTGGACTGAATCGTCGCATGTTGCCAGCCAGGGACGACGCAAAAGAGCACAAGAGACTGTTCTGGCATCCGAGACAGCAGCAACCGCGAATAGTGCAGGTCGACGGATCGGCTGACGCTAATAGCGCCAGCGAGTGCAGTTCACCAGAGTACAACGCCGAGGAGAAGAACACGAACCTGCAAACGTCCGAATCGATCCCGCAATTGGACGGCATTAACGATGAGCATTCGTCTGACGGGGGCGAGCCGATCGCGGAAAAGGAACTTGGTTCATACGTGCGACCTTCAAATCTTTTACACTCAAAACGTTTCTTCGGCTTCATCAGATCGCATGTGTCAAGTACCTGTGACAAGTCACAGAAGACGAAGAGTGGCAGTGGTAACCTTACGATCGCACCGACCGCCAGGTGCACCTTGCACAAGGCGGGAGTCTTGTTCAAGGAAAAGAATCTCAAGATGAATTTACAGATCCCGCAAGTGGATGGTGCAGGTGATATCTCGAGCGACGACGAGTGCGTCTCGTCACAACACATGATGGCGCACGAGAGGCTGATTCGTACCTCATACGAGTCGTCGCCGTTCGAGCACATCGAAGTCACCTGTAAAAGGTGTGCTCGCACGTACCGTAACGAGGAGAGTTACAACCGTCATCTAGACAATTGCGACTCTATGATTACCAGCGATAGCGACTCAGAGACCATGGATAACAAGCTGGCGTCGCCAGAGTCGGGATTCTCACCGAACATGGGCTCGCCGCAATTCATCACGCTTTCACCGTCCGAGGGCCATACTCTGACAACTGATTACACAGACATCCAGGCAACGTCACCCATCGAGGCGTCTGTGGCATCACCCCATCCGAGTATCCAGATCGAGCCGATCGCCCAGGCGATTATCACGCCGCAGATCCATGCGACACATGCCACCGTCGAGACCGTGCACCAGACAGTATTAACGTCCAACGATGTGATCGTACAGACTCAGTACACTCGTAGGACCACCACTCTGCCGAACCCAGCAGTATTACCTCCTCAGGAAAGCACGGTGCATATAACGGAGATTACAGACCCGCCGTCCGTCTCCAGCGATTCTAACGTTACGGCGCACAGCATGGTGAACACGCCAATGAATTCGCCGGACAGCACGAGCTCGCAGACCGTCCCAAGCCCGGAGATGTCGCCCAATTACTCGTCCATGGGCGTGCAGACCGCGCAGGAGTCCGCGCAGACAAACGCACAGATCGCCCGAGTCCCCTCTAAGTCGAAAAATTTACGGATGGCCAAGTCAAAGGCCAAGAGCGTCAAGTCGCAGCAACATGTTTTGAAGAACGTGATGCAGGCACCGCATAATGCCGCGCACAATGCCAGATTCCAACCGACGGCGATGACGAACACCCCCCAGGTAATCCAGCTACATCAGGCTAACCAGAGACCGCCCACGGTGATCCTTCAGCAAGTGGCATCGCCAGGCATCGTGTCTGCTTACGTGGAAGCCCTACAGCAGCAATCCGGCCAAAACTTACAATACATCACGACGATAGGCGGCGGACAGCACGAGACCGGCTTCAAACCGCAGCTGATCGCTGCGAATTCCTTAGTGCCGGGCACCTACATACAGGCACCGTCCACCGACAATCTATTGGCGCTGCAGAATGGCGGTATATCGATATTGCCGAGTGTGCAAATCGCGCAAACACAGCCTACAGTATTGGGTACTATCATACAACAACAACCCAGTGCGATCCAATGTGGCGTTATATCGTCGGAGCAGCTGCTGTTGAGCTCCACGCCCACCCTGGAAATGTTCACCGACCCAACTGGTGGTATGTTCGTGTCGAATCAACCGATGTACTACGGCTTGGAAACGATCGTTAGCAACACCGTGATGTCGTCTAGTCAGTTCATGGCCGGCACCGTGCCACAGGTATTGGCTAGCAGCTACCAGACGACAACACAGGTGTTTCAAGCGTCCAAGCTGATGGAGCCCATCGTGGATGTGCAAGCTGTGCCGACGATGCAGAATGTATCAAGCATGCCGAACATGTCTGGTGTACCCAACATAACCGGCGTGCCTAACATAGCGAGCGTGCAAGGCGTGAGTGGTATGTCCAACGTGTCCGGAGTACCTTACGTGGTGGTGAATCAGTCGGCGCCGCCGCTGCCACCGGTACCAACAGCAGCTCCGGCACCACCCGCGCCAGTACCAGCATTGGTATCGGCATCGGTACCAGCACCAGCATCGATACCAGCACCAGGATCGATCTCAGCACCAACGCTATCAGTGGAACCAATCGCGACGCCGCCGCAGATCAACATTTCTGCCACGTCCCAAGAGCGAGTTTACGGTGGCGTCGCGTGTAGCGCCGTGTCACCGGTATCGTGTCAAAATATGAACATAGATCATCCAATGGCATCGATTCAGGTAGCGGATGTATGCTCGTCGAACGCGGTGACACCGACAAACCTATCACCGCCGGtaccaccaccgccgccgccgccgccgctgtcgCTACCACCAGCGTTGTCagcaccgccaccgccacctcATGCGATGCCGATGATTCCCCGCGTCGCTGTGAGACCTAGTCCGGTCGCACATTCGGTCCAGGCGAATCACGGAGCCGCCTGGAAGATCACCGAGTCGTTGTTCGGCGCGGAGCAACCGATGAGCAACAGCGTGCGGCCGTACTTTGACTCGAAGCACGTATCGGAGAACACCAGCATGATCAAATCCAGCATATCATCGTCCAAGATACCGCCGCTATCGAATCATTATGTCACGCAGAGAaatctaattgtaaataacaaGTCCAACCACGATGTAAATAGCATGCATAAGAGCTACAGCGGCGGTATCGCGTTGAGTCCGAACTGTGCAAACACGAACGTCAACAGTAACGGCCCGGTCGTCTCCAATTCCTGTCCCGTGCAGAACAAAATCACAGTGCCGACGAGCAACATGCCGACCAGTCGACCGATGAACAGGGTGCTGCCGATGCAGGCGGTGACGCTCAAGCAGGATCCGGCGAAGAAGGATGACTTGGCGATCGAAGAGCCGACGAAACCGGTGATCAAGCCAGCCGAGCCGGAAATTGTGGAACCGAGGAAGGAAATCACCGAGCAGATCGTACAGATAAAGAAACCTGAAACCGCGCTCGACGACATCAGCGACAGTATCAAACTGAATACGGAGACTATAGAGAAGGTAAAGGAGAATCTCAAACTGGAGCTCGACAAGGAGAAGCTGCAGAACACCTCGTTGAAGATAGTGCTGCAGAAGCAGTTACAGGACGGTTCTTACAAGATCACGCGCAACATGAAGGCGGTCACCCAAAGTAAAAAGACACCGCAGGTGACATCCGTGGAGATATTGCCATCGAAGCAGGTACCTCAGATCGCGTCGTTACAACTGCTGCCGATCAAGACGTTCACGCTCAAGGCGAACAAGCTCGAGGATAAGGTAAAGCCCGTGGACGCGAAGGTGAACATACTTAAGGCGAAGGCGCCGCCCGTAGCGGTCAAGAAACCCAGAATAGTGACGAAGTCGATCAGGCCGCTGCGAAGCGATCCGCAACAGAATCCACCGCTGGTGCAGAAGAACTGCTCGAAGGGACCGATCCTGATGTACGAGATCAAGTCGCAGGACGGTTTCACCCATACCGCCTCGTCTATGACCGAGGTCTGGGAGACGGTGTACCAGGCGGTGCAGAATGCGCGCAAGGCCCACAACCTGCCCCCGCTGCCTCACAACCCCTTGTGCCAGAGTCTTGGCTTGGAGAACAATGCGGCCATTTACCTGATCGAGCAATTGCCGGGCGTTAACAGATGCAGCAAGTACAAGCCCAAATTCCATACCCTGGCGCCGCCGAAAGCCGACGAGATGGAGAACGATTTGCCGGCGGCGTGCGCCAACGGGGCGGCACGAGCGGAGCCTTTCAAGGGCAGAAAAGTCCACGACATGTTCAGCTGGTTGGCGTCGCAGCACAGGCCGCATCCtaacataattacaatatcgGAAACGGAATCGAG GCGAGCCGCGAGTACCAATTTGCCCATGGCCATGCGCTTTAGAATACTTAAAGAAACATCAAAAACATCTGTCGGTGTGTATTATTCCCACATACATGGTAGAGGACTGTTTTGTTTGAGAGATATCGAGCCTGGTGAAATGGTCATTGAATACGCCGGTGAA gTTATTCGATCTTCCTTGACCGACAAAAGAGAGAAGTACTATGACAGCAAGAACATAGGCTGTTACATGTTTAAAATCGATGATCATCTAGTTGTTGATGCTACTATGAAAGGCAATGCAGCTAGATTTATCAATCATTCGTGCGAG CCAAACTGCTACTCGCGAGTGGTGGACATTCTAGGTAAGAAACACATACTGATTTTTGCTCTTCGTCGCATCATTCAAGGGGAGGAGTTGACGTACGACTACAAATTCCCATTCGAGGATATCAAGATCCCGTGTACTTGCGGTTCTCGCAAATGTCGCAAATACCTCAACTGA